From the genome of Loxodonta africana isolate mLoxAfr1 chromosome 4, mLoxAfr1.hap2, whole genome shotgun sequence:
TTTCCTGTGAtctcttacttatctagtgccctTGTTcaagacaaatggtgactccaaTAACTAGAGTGTCATTCAAGCCTGCACAAAGACCTGGGGGAAGGAAATTGAGGTCCACCTAATACATCTACGGTGACATCTGGTGTCTTTTCATTGTCTGCCTATTTATAACAACATTTTTCAGAAAATATTAACAATACGTATCTCAGTAGTCTCAAATGATAAATTTATTTTGATCTCAGTGTTTGGCAAAGTTTCCCATTTGCAGATTAAAAGGATATTGCCTGCATTGGGCTGAAAATTCTTCTCTCCTTTTAGGCTAGGGAAGGGACTCCTAGGAAAGAAAGAAGTGCTGTGACCTGGTTAAGAGTCTTTGTATACTTGTCGATAACAAACCTCAGCAAACACTCGTTTTTCACagacagagtcctcacctacagATTGTTTTATGTGCAGTCCAACCCTTTGCCTGTGATTGATTATGGGAGAAATATACTGGAATCTGTGGATTTATGGGTCATGTTACCCTGGAAAATGTCATGTAAACTCCATAACCATCTAAGTATAAAATGGAAACGTGTTCCCTTCAGTGGTACATATCAAAACGCTGACATATAGCACTTTCATCTCTAAAtttacacacgcacacgcacacacacacacatacatatatacatatgtatatataaaaccctttgccgttgaatcggttctgactcatagcaaaactgtaggacagagtagaactgcccatagggtttccaagatgcatctggtggatttgaactaccaaccttctgttaagaagccgtagctcttaacctctatgccaccagcatttgcatatatatgtgagtgtgtatatatatatatatatatgtatgtttgtgtgtgtatatgtatacatgtatgtatgtgttcaGAAAAAACTAACACAGAGCATTAGACTTATTTTTACTTTCAGAAAAGTGAGGTGAGAATGAGAGTTCCCAATTTAATatgttactctgtcctatagggtcgctatgaattggaatcgactcgagggcactgggtggtgAGTACAGAGAACTAAAATGAGATTGATATATATTACTCAATACTAAGTcaaatttatttacatttttacagAGAGAATTTgcaagaatatataaataaaagtaCATAAAATTTAGTATTAAATATCCATACAATAATGTAAAAAATTCATCAAATTCACACaataatgtaaataaaaatgttttcaaaagtCTTTACATTGATGCATTATAATTTCAGGTGTAGGCACAgacattttaacaattttaaagCACGTGGCTTCAAATACATGTAAAATGTATGAAAAGAAGTAAATGTCAACATTTTACAGACCCCAGAAGTAAATAATTTCTACCAATGTAAGAGATGAAGATACTAATCTCATTAATCCTGGACCTGCATTATAACTCCCAGCCCCCCTGGCCCCACCACATCCCAAGAAACACTTACATAAGCTGTTGCTCACAGATATAAGGCCTTTTCCCCCCACAGGGTTCATCCAATATCTCTTTGTTTGGACTATGCACTATGCACTTCTTTGGGTCTAAAGTTTGAAAGAATGAAAatctgcaatgaagaagaaaatgttgacatgtaagaaaaagaaatgagaatgcTTAGGATAATGTTGTTTTTGATTAAACAATAGAATTTTTAAGTGTTGGAATGACATAATAATACACTAAGGCATTCATTTATTATGTTTTTCATTTAACAACCACAATTTTTATGATTTCAGAGTACAAAGTTACATAAAAATGAGTCGTCTCCTCAATAATCATAGGATcgaggccagggatttttttgattctttgtaaTTTCTGTTGTCTTTAATGGCTTTGATGTATGATATATTTTACTTATATTTTGTTCAAAGATGTATTGGCTAATCTAGCCTAGGAAGACAAATCAAAGTGTGCAATTTGTCTCTGCGTGATGTTGCAAGTCCCATGTTTAGAAGTAACAATGATATGCAAAGATTACACGAATATAGAAGATAAGCCCAGGatccactactcatctgtcagattgtcatactgtgatggcttgtgtgtttctgtgatgctggaagctatgccacacatctttcaaataccagcagggtcacccatggtgaagagGTTTCaagagagcttccaggctaagacaggttATGAAGACGGACCTGGCAATTTcctctaaaaaaattggccagtgaaaatcttatgaataataGCAGAACACTGGCCTgacatggtgctggaagatgagcccctcaggttggaaggcacttaaaaacgagatgaattgacacagtagctgtaatgATGGACTCAGGCTtaaccatgattgtgaggatggcacgggaccgggcagtgtttccttctgttgtatatagggttgttctgagtcagaactaactcaatagcacctaacaacaacaatgacaatgtgAGAATATTTGAAATATGGGAGAAAGCTCACAAATTTGGACACCAACAGAATAAAGCATATACCACTTTCATGGGTTTCCTCTATGTATGCAAGATTGTATGCATGCACATACTATGTGTTTgtaccaaagcaaaacaaacaaacaaaaaaaccaaaaagtcaTATATTAAAAGTTCTTCATTGACATAACTACACCACCTTTCATATTACTTGAGCAAGGACTTGGAATTTCTGAGTTGGGCTAAAGTCGTATTTAGTTGCACCATTCTCTTTTCTGTCATCTTGTGGCCTGGACAGTTTACCTTTGTTGTAGTGCACCTAGGTGGTAACTGTGCTGATGAGATCCAAGTATTAActcacagagaacagaaaaggtaTCTGACTACCAGAAACttacagatcctgagagggagcAGAGCCGTCCTCCCACAACCAGGTGCCATGTGTTTCATTATAAGAGATCCCAAGCCAGTAAAACTGTCGATGGTAGTTCAAAAAATCCTGCTTGGAAACAGAGACAGACATATTAAGCTAACTTGAAGCTACTCTGGGATTAATTAATAGACATGGCCTATCAATCACACAAACCAAATTCATTTTTAACTTCTAATTTAGAAGGTACAGTCATAGGGTTCATATTTCTTTTATCAGATCTATttgtttacaaagaaaaaaacaataccaCAAAATCTCACTTCACTGTGGACTGCAATATGCTATAATGGGAGTCAGAGTTTTCATGGAACACTTTCTTCATAGAGGATCACCACTGAAGTTTGATTGCAAATGAAAAGTACCTTAAGGGATAAATATGGATATAATCTACTGAACCTATACTCTGCCCAGGTTCTGCATACAGCTAGAGAAATTTTCACTTTTTGTTAAGAAAGGGGGAATTTTTATGATGCTGTTTTCCtgctagttgctattgagtcaattttaactaatggcaaccccatgtgttacagtgtagaactactccatagaattTTTTTGGCTGGAATCTtaatggaagaagattgccaaggctttcttccacaCTGGTTGGTTTTGAAACACCAACATTTAGTTTACTAGTTGAGTTCAAACCTTTTGTACCATTCAATAGCCAATATTTTGGTTCCACAGTACATCCCAGATATATGACTAAAGCTAGAAAATTCCAAAAGAAATTAAACTCAATTAAAAGAACTAAAGAGTACAGTCGTTAGGTTGGTTCCTTGATGAATAAAAGTCGTGATCTCACATTTCTTCTTTGACTTTTCCCTGAAAAGTTTTTTGCACTTTATCTAACATCCTGATTTTTATCCCCATGATGTAAATCTTTGAGGATTTTTATCAGGTTTTTAATGATTGTTTCAAGGTAAAGGGAATTAATAGATCATTTATCAAATTGTGAAAGGAAATCATAAATTTTACTTTATGAGAATAGAGTTCTCTTACCCACAAGACTAAAGGTCATCTTATTAAATGTTAGAAATCTATGTGCTATATAAtcataggaaaccctgctggcatagtggttaatcgctagggctggtaaccaaagtgtcggtagttcgaatccaccaggcactccttggaaactctatggggcagttctactctgtcctatagggtcgctatgagttgcctcaactcgacggcactgggtttggtttgggttttttggtataatcatatatatatatatatatatatagttttcatGCCTATAGTATGTCTTAAACTATAACTAACCTTTAGAAGCAGCTTGCCTTGTTTCACATAATTGCATCTAGGTGATCAGGCTCGCTGAAACACACAAAGATGAATGAACATGGCCTGCTTCCAAGAGTCCACAGGACTTGTAACTCTGGCTCACTGATTCTGTGACTGTCTTAGCAAGGCTTCTATTTCAGCTTTGATGACGTTGCAGCACATACTGCTCTCTTACAGGATTGATGTACTCTGGCACACTCATCAGCCTATCAGAGGTTTTTTGCTCAAAGTTACTAATAAAATTGTAGACCAGTACTTTGAAATTTGTATTAATCGGAGCACTCATTTCCACAGTAAGTTGTGTATTGCCCCAATTTGCAAATTTACCATTAAACCTACATAGTAATCTGTTAATGGTGTTCTGAGTTGTTTATTTTCGACAAAATGTAACCATCCATGGACTTTCTGACTAAAGACTTGAGTCAAAGTGTTCAGCTCATTTTGATGctatatttttctaagttaaaaaaaatgtgggaaacaaaaataaagtacATGCCAAttcatctctgcttttcagcTGAAGCAGACTGGAATTCTGAGAAGCACAGAAATTTCTACTTTCTGCCCAAGTTTTTTCTTCATTCAAAATAAGATAACAGCTGCATCGATACCCAATCCACTTTTCTGGACAAGAACAGCAGTCGGAgtctaagagaaaaataaaacatgattGATGGCtctgaacatttaaaaatttcagtgctattttctcattcaaaaatcatTTGTGACACTTGAGactgcgttggcatctcctgtctggaggggagataggagggtagagagggttagaaactggcaaaatcgtcacaaaaggagagactggaaggagggagcaggctgactcattagggggagagtaagtgggagtatggagtaaggtgtatataagcttatatgtgacagactgacttgatttgtaaactttcacttaaagcacaataaaaattattaagaaaatcaTTTGTGCTTTATTCATATTTTCCACAAATATTCCCTGAGAATCTACTATATACTTTTACACCACAGCATGCTATGTTCAGAGAATGTTAATGTGACCAAGTGAGAAATGATCTCTTTCTCCCTAGAGTTATATTCTAGAGCTGGAGTCAGAATTATGTAATTTCCAATCATTTATTAATTACATTTAATGATACCTTTGGTAAGtatacaaaataaattcattaCATTAAGGCAGCATGTAGAAGGACATGCAATAGGAGAAAACTGcaaaagtcttttcttttttttaaattttttaagaagAGATCCCAAAGCTGAGCTCTGCAGTATAAACAGGGTCACAAGATCAAAGATAGTCTTCAATGGAGAAAGCATTTTAACATATTTCCTGATTCAGAAAAGAATAAAGTGCTTTGAAGGTtttctggtggtgcagcggttaaagtgctaggctgctaactaaaacatgAAATGTTGGtcatttgaacctaccagctgctctgccaaacaaagatgtggcagtctgttcccataaagattacagccttggaaaccctgtggcgcagttctaccctgtcctataaagttgctatgagtgtAGTTTGGAGCCTACCTTCCTGGAGTTCTATGATGAGTCCTGGAGAAAATGCTATAAGAAACAATGACAAATTTACTTAATTTGGTACAGACTTAAGTGAAGCCATGAGATAACAAAATATTACACattagtaaaataaaatctttattaCTAAATGGTTTTATCATCGTTTTGATCTATATCAATACTTGCCTAGAGAAACTTGCCAATTATTCAATAAAATAGCCAAGATAGCCATCAGCAAAAGACATATTCCTCCTAAGATTCCAGAAATCAACCTCCATGGAGTGGTctgaaaaactagaaaaagagagatagacaaagacttaaagaacaaagaaagggagtaaagcttttaaaaacaGAAGCCAATTAGAGAGATTCTCAAAAATTTTTTGATTTTATAACACAgttgttttttgacaatgaaatATTGAAAGATAAAGGCATTCAACTCAGGACTCCATCTGAGGCCAAGGCTTTTATGTGGTGTACTTTATTCTTCAGTGAGACTATCCATACGTTTTCTGTGCTATCCTCTCCATCTCTAAAAGACAGTAAAGCAaatttaccactatttttttttaattggtaa
Proteins encoded in this window:
- the LOC104847222 gene encoding natural killer cells antigen CD94-like; the encoded protein is MREESVTYSELRLQTSSQRRRRTPEVSGTKGIKCFEPMGTWLSHSLSISLFLVFQTTPWRLISGILGGICLLLMAILAILLNNWQVSLVNLSLFLIAFSPGLIIELQEDSDCCSCPEKWIGYRCSCYLILNEEKTWAESRNFCASQNSSLLQLKSRDELDFLNYHRQFYWLGISYNETHGTWLWEDGSAPSQDLFSFFQTLDPKKCIVHSPNKEILDEPCGGKRPYICEQQLM